One genomic region from Natrinema caseinilyticum encodes:
- the truD gene encoding tRNA pseudouridine(13) synthase TruD, giving the protein MRPAHPTEQAVGMEHYVSDTEGVGGHLRERDDHFRVRELERFDTEPLDASTDAYPHLVFRATLRGWDTNDFAARLSDALGISRERIDWAGTKDKYAVTTQLFSVYGAAPGDLPVIEGVDVEIVGRAGRGLEFGDLAGNEFELVVSDPARPDNAAAITEELRAFGGLDTADRGDADGESPVSIGVPNFFGQQRFGSRRPVTHEVGLAIARGDWEGAVMAYLGNPTEAEPEGTQEARAFVEETRDWQEALERVPHRLRYERSMIHALAENEGEPGPDEFRTALERVPSNLQRLFVHAAQSYAFNLMLSERVERGLPFDRPVAGDVACFSDTDAPDALELPDTERLQRVDERRVKSVTRHCERGRAFVTAPLVGTETDLADGEQGEIERSVLADLDLEPADFDLPGEFHSTGTRRAILVRTDVRFETDPLTFEFALPKGSYATVVCREYLKVDPVCLG; this is encoded by the coding sequence ATGCGCCCAGCCCACCCCACCGAGCAGGCCGTCGGCATGGAACACTACGTCAGCGACACGGAGGGCGTCGGCGGCCACCTGCGCGAGCGGGACGACCACTTCCGGGTGCGCGAACTCGAGCGCTTCGACACCGAACCGCTCGACGCGTCGACGGACGCCTACCCCCATCTCGTCTTCCGAGCGACGCTCCGCGGGTGGGATACGAACGACTTCGCCGCACGGCTCTCGGACGCGCTCGGAATTTCCCGGGAGCGGATCGACTGGGCCGGCACGAAGGACAAGTACGCCGTGACGACGCAGCTGTTTTCGGTCTACGGGGCCGCCCCCGGAGACCTGCCGGTCATCGAGGGAGTCGACGTGGAGATAGTCGGCCGCGCTGGTCGAGGCCTCGAGTTCGGCGACCTCGCGGGCAACGAGTTCGAACTCGTGGTCAGCGATCCTGCGCGGCCGGACAATGCGGCGGCGATCACCGAGGAACTGCGAGCGTTCGGCGGACTCGATACCGCAGATCGCGGCGACGCGGACGGTGAATCGCCGGTTTCGATCGGCGTCCCCAATTTCTTCGGTCAGCAGCGCTTCGGGAGCCGCCGACCGGTGACACACGAGGTCGGTCTCGCGATCGCCCGTGGCGACTGGGAAGGGGCGGTGATGGCGTACCTCGGGAACCCGACCGAAGCGGAACCGGAGGGAACGCAGGAAGCCCGGGCCTTCGTCGAAGAAACCCGGGACTGGCAGGAAGCACTCGAGCGCGTCCCCCACCGACTTCGGTACGAGCGCTCGATGATCCACGCACTCGCCGAGAACGAGGGCGAACCAGGTCCTGACGAGTTCCGAACGGCACTCGAACGCGTCCCCTCGAACCTCCAGCGGTTGTTCGTCCACGCCGCCCAGTCCTACGCGTTCAACCTGATGCTGAGCGAACGCGTCGAACGGGGACTGCCGTTCGATCGTCCCGTCGCCGGAGACGTGGCCTGCTTTTCCGATACCGACGCGCCGGACGCGCTCGAACTCCCCGACACGGAGCGACTCCAGCGCGTCGACGAGCGCCGAGTGAAGTCCGTCACGCGCCACTGCGAGCGCGGTCGGGCGTTCGTCACTGCGCCGTTAGTCGGTACCGAGACCGACCTCGCCGACGGCGAACAGGGTGAGATCGAACGATCGGTCCTCGCCGACCTCGACCTCGAGCCCGCGGACTTCGACCTCCCCGGCGAATTCCACTCGACCGGGACGCGTCGCGCGATTCTCGTGCGGACGGACGTGCGCTTCGAGACCGATCCGCTCACCTTCGAGTTTGCGCTACCGAAGGGTTCGTACGCGACGGTCGTCTGTCGGGAGTATCTCAAGGTCGATCCGGTGTGTCTCGGCTGA
- a CDS encoding carbamoyltransferase family protein gives MAYVLSFKPAIGLYGQHDPSAALFADGNLQFAIEEERLTRDKHATDTFPEKAIRACLESEGIELADLEKIVLPYDPRLRTKILGHYLGNTAPNDSTLRTISHLFNVAKDQFVSRYLPTKQVEARLKRIGTPLPPIECRSHHACHAVSAFHPSTFDEALVLTVDAKGEYDSTVVWHATADGLSRLRTYDHPNSWGLFYAAVTEYLGYRMFNGEGKVMGLAPYGEDDPDIERRLRDTIETGVDYDVTALTGRWGTDYGVRTLEDMFDRPRSTTTDEFDQFEKNLAHTAQKLLEESVTAIVDEYIDRVETGNVGLAGGVVLNCKLNKAVMEHPSVDDLFVQPVAHDAGLALGGGWIDRQPDQVEPLTNVYLGPEYDTEEIRSLLETNKVEYTEPDDLERVVAELLADGALVGWFQGRLEMGPRALGNRSILADPRTDASRDRVNEFVKHREGWRPFAPSMIESAADEYLENATESPYMINTFDVSPEHCDDVSAVLHPADNTTRPQTVRKEQNPRYHRLLREFEDVTDVPVLLNTSFNDHGEPIVNTPVEALKDFYGMGLDVLVLEDLLVTKDDSLSADL, from the coding sequence ATGGCCTATGTCCTTTCATTTAAGCCAGCGATCGGACTCTACGGGCAACACGATCCGAGTGCCGCTCTCTTCGCCGACGGCAATCTTCAATTTGCAATCGAAGAAGAGCGACTGACCCGTGACAAACACGCCACAGATACTTTTCCGGAGAAAGCGATACGGGCCTGCCTCGAGAGCGAGGGAATCGAACTCGCGGACCTCGAGAAGATCGTGTTGCCGTACGATCCCCGACTCAGGACGAAGATCCTCGGTCACTATCTGGGCAATACGGCCCCGAACGACAGCACGCTTCGGACGATATCGCACCTGTTCAACGTGGCCAAAGATCAGTTCGTGTCCCGCTACCTGCCGACAAAACAGGTCGAAGCACGACTCAAACGGATCGGGACGCCGCTCCCGCCGATCGAGTGTCGCTCGCATCACGCCTGTCACGCGGTCAGCGCGTTCCACCCGTCGACGTTCGACGAAGCCCTCGTGTTGACCGTCGACGCGAAGGGTGAGTACGATTCGACCGTCGTCTGGCACGCGACTGCCGACGGTCTCTCTCGTCTCCGAACGTACGATCATCCGAACAGCTGGGGGCTGTTCTACGCAGCGGTCACGGAGTACCTCGGGTATCGGATGTTCAACGGCGAAGGGAAAGTAATGGGACTCGCTCCCTACGGCGAGGACGATCCGGACATCGAGCGCCGTCTCAGAGACACCATCGAAACCGGGGTCGATTACGACGTCACAGCGCTCACCGGTCGGTGGGGGACGGATTACGGAGTTCGAACGCTCGAGGACATGTTCGATCGACCGCGATCGACCACCACCGACGAGTTCGACCAGTTCGAAAAAAATCTCGCCCACACCGCTCAGAAACTACTCGAGGAATCTGTCACCGCCATCGTCGACGAGTACATCGACCGCGTCGAAACCGGGAACGTCGGCCTCGCAGGGGGCGTCGTCCTCAACTGCAAGCTCAACAAAGCCGTCATGGAGCACCCGTCGGTCGACGACCTGTTCGTCCAGCCGGTCGCTCACGACGCGGGACTCGCGCTCGGCGGCGGCTGGATCGACCGGCAGCCCGATCAGGTCGAGCCGCTGACGAACGTGTATCTGGGCCCCGAGTACGACACCGAAGAGATTCGGTCGCTGCTCGAGACGAACAAAGTCGAGTACACCGAACCGGACGACCTCGAACGGGTCGTCGCCGAGTTACTCGCCGACGGGGCACTGGTCGGCTGGTTTCAGGGGCGACTCGAAATGGGCCCGCGAGCGCTCGGCAATCGCAGCATTCTCGCTGATCCACGGACCGATGCGTCACGCGATCGGGTCAACGAGTTCGTCAAACACCGTGAAGGGTGGCGTCCGTTCGCGCCATCGATGATCGAATCGGCGGCCGACGAGTACCTCGAAAACGCGACCGAATCGCCGTACATGATCAATACGTTCGACGTTTCGCCGGAGCACTGTGACGACGTGAGCGCGGTTCTCCACCCCGCGGACAACACGACGCGGCCCCAGACCGTTCGCAAAGAACAGAACCCGCGGTATCATCGGTTGCTCAGAGAGTTCGAGGACGTAACCGACGTTCCCGTTCTCCTCAACACCTCGTTTAACGATCACGGCGAACCGATCGTCAACACACCGGTGGAGGCGCTCAAAGATTTCTACGGAATGGGACTCGACGTCCTCGTCCTCGAGGACCTCCTCGTCACGAAAGACGACTCGCTGTCGGCCGATCTCTGA
- a CDS encoding MFS transporter: MNVASESRWRGSTRGRVLKYYLYKSTKAVEFYRPIMYLFFLAQGLTFTQITILEAIYNLTTLFGEIPTGYVGDRIGRRNSLLVGTVLISVTLLGIGLAGSFLTLAVLYVCWSAGYNFRSGSEDAWLYDALTDDLSEGEFAHVRGRGESASLAVGAGAAIVGGYLGSLDLSYPWFVAAAVTGLGAVVLLTLDEPETYKKTETDELSLRRTATIVTGALSQRNLRAFILYYYVLYAAVTYLVFVFLQPIFRTVVVDLGVSPDQVESLLGWFYAAYSLVGAVLSYYTGAIKDLLGVRLWFFVLPFVVGAALIGMYFVPVLALPTFLFARGLADVTRTFAGQYVNDRIETLGRATVLSAMAMVSGLAVVPFQLGSGVISDSVSPLFALAVGGAILVVGSGAILLWERPIREQ; encoded by the coding sequence ATGAACGTCGCCTCCGAGTCTCGCTGGCGAGGGTCGACACGCGGACGTGTCCTCAAATACTATCTCTACAAGTCTACCAAAGCTGTCGAGTTTTATCGGCCGATTATGTACCTCTTCTTTCTCGCACAGGGGCTCACCTTCACGCAGATTACAATTCTCGAAGCGATATACAACCTCACGACGCTGTTCGGTGAGATTCCAACTGGGTACGTCGGGGATCGCATCGGTCGGCGGAATAGCCTGCTCGTCGGGACGGTGCTGATTTCCGTGACGCTGCTCGGGATCGGTCTTGCCGGATCGTTTCTCACGTTGGCCGTTCTCTACGTCTGCTGGTCTGCGGGGTACAACTTCAGATCGGGAAGCGAGGATGCGTGGCTCTACGACGCGCTCACGGACGATCTCTCCGAAGGTGAGTTTGCACACGTTCGCGGTCGCGGCGAATCCGCATCGCTCGCGGTTGGGGCTGGTGCAGCTATCGTCGGGGGCTATCTCGGAAGTCTCGATCTCTCGTACCCGTGGTTCGTTGCTGCCGCCGTCACCGGACTCGGCGCGGTAGTGCTACTCACGCTGGATGAACCCGAGACGTACAAGAAGACGGAGACGGACGAATTGAGTCTCCGACGAACCGCTACTATCGTTACGGGAGCACTGTCTCAACGGAATCTGCGGGCGTTCATCCTCTATTATTACGTCCTCTACGCCGCGGTGACGTATCTCGTATTCGTCTTCCTCCAGCCGATATTCCGGACCGTCGTCGTCGATCTGGGCGTTTCTCCGGATCAGGTCGAATCGCTCCTCGGGTGGTTCTATGCGGCGTACAGTCTCGTCGGTGCGGTTCTCAGCTACTACACCGGTGCAATCAAGGATCTCCTCGGCGTTCGGCTGTGGTTCTTCGTTCTTCCGTTCGTCGTGGGCGCGGCGCTGATCGGCATGTACTTCGTTCCCGTTCTCGCTCTTCCGACGTTCCTCTTTGCCCGGGGGCTCGCGGATGTCACGCGGACATTCGCAGGACAGTACGTTAACGATCGCATCGAAACACTCGGGCGAGCGACTGTATTGAGTGCGATGGCGATGGTCAGCGGTCTGGCGGTCGTTCCGTTCCAACTCGGGAGCGGCGTTATTTCGGATTCTGTCTCTCCACTCTTTGCATTAGCCGTTGGAGGCGCGATTCTCGTCGTCGGATCGGGTGCAATCCTCCTGTGGGAGAGACCGATACGCGAGCAATAA
- the surE gene encoding 5'/3'-nucleotidase SurE, with the protein MELDSEPHILLTNDDGIDAPGIRGLADALSTVGAVTVVAPDRNQSAVGRSLSYGRTQSSTDDLSIDLSDSAFTVPVPHTDHELGYAIDGTPCDCVIVGVNALEPAPDIVVSGCNSGANLGAYVFSRSGTVSAAMEAAFLETPSIAVSMDTLGYDEDLEPADFERAGEVAAALVGGAPGTGLFDRVDYLNVNVPRPNCEPNGFAVTRPTRVYEMDATHENGEFQLTNRLWQQMANRDIPDPEDTDRHAVLDERVSVSPLRVPYEIVDTEPVRRILGGLL; encoded by the coding sequence ATGGAACTGGACTCAGAGCCACACATTCTCCTGACGAACGACGACGGGATCGACGCGCCCGGAATTCGCGGGCTAGCGGACGCGCTCTCGACGGTCGGCGCGGTTACCGTCGTCGCGCCGGATCGAAATCAAAGCGCGGTCGGCCGGTCGCTGTCCTACGGCCGGACGCAGTCGTCGACGGACGACCTCTCGATCGATCTGTCCGACAGCGCGTTCACCGTGCCGGTCCCCCACACCGACCACGAACTCGGCTACGCCATCGACGGCACCCCCTGCGATTGTGTCATCGTCGGCGTCAACGCCCTCGAGCCCGCGCCCGATATCGTCGTCTCCGGCTGTAATTCGGGGGCGAATCTCGGGGCGTACGTCTTCTCCCGATCCGGTACCGTCAGTGCCGCGATGGAAGCGGCCTTCCTCGAGACCCCGTCGATCGCGGTCTCGATGGATACGCTCGGCTACGACGAGGACCTCGAGCCAGCGGACTTCGAGCGGGCGGGCGAGGTCGCTGCGGCCCTCGTCGGTGGCGCACCTGGGACCGGGCTGTTCGACCGCGTCGATTACCTGAACGTCAACGTTCCCCGACCGAATTGCGAGCCGAACGGGTTCGCGGTCACGCGTCCGACGAGAGTCTACGAGATGGACGCGACCCACGAGAACGGCGAGTTCCAGTTGACCAATCGACTCTGGCAACAGATGGCGAATCGGGACATCCCGGATCCCGAGGACACCGACCGCCACGCGGTCCTCGACGAACGGGTGTCGGTCTCCCCGCTTCGGGTCCCGTACGAGATCGTCGATACGGAACCGGTTCGGCGGATTCTCGGCGGGCTTCTGTGA
- a CDS encoding DUF2103 domain-containing protein has translation MECRHCASPLEKPGDFCLVCREANTAAIVLEAARDRATITMLAGEDDGPADAAASGDVDESVLGETTVTTTPEEGENQPVELRNFAGLIGDEIRRKRPEEVYAGGTRAVIRAVREDIHHPFYRVDDDDPVRAVLDRRGDRALDVVETPPAEKIGGSHTTLIGGRSGMQAIQTVAGHPHVKKVIPGPIDAGGKGSQSGLRAKVTRADNGGNVRMLIRDGSSVQENRIVTTARDREMGERIRADLNDVLTDAEFQ, from the coding sequence ATGGAGTGTCGCCACTGCGCATCGCCCCTCGAGAAACCCGGGGACTTCTGTCTGGTCTGTCGGGAAGCCAACACCGCGGCGATCGTTCTCGAGGCGGCACGCGACAGGGCGACCATCACGATGCTCGCGGGTGAGGACGACGGTCCGGCCGACGCGGCGGCGTCGGGCGACGTCGACGAGTCGGTACTCGGCGAAACGACCGTTACAACGACCCCGGAAGAGGGCGAGAACCAACCCGTCGAACTCCGTAACTTCGCGGGATTGATCGGCGACGAAATTCGACGAAAACGGCCCGAGGAAGTCTACGCCGGGGGGACGCGAGCGGTGATCCGCGCCGTCCGCGAGGACATCCATCACCCCTTCTATCGCGTCGACGACGACGACCCCGTTCGGGCTGTCCTCGACCGCCGCGGCGACCGCGCGCTCGACGTCGTCGAGACGCCCCCGGCCGAGAAAATCGGGGGCAGTCACACGACGCTCATCGGGGGTCGATCGGGAATGCAGGCCATCCAGACCGTCGCGGGCCATCCTCACGTGAAAAAAGTGATTCCGGGCCCCATCGACGCCGGCGGGAAGGGGTCGCAGTCGGGGCTGCGGGCGAAGGTCACCCGCGCCGACAACGGCGGCAACGTCCGCATGCTCATCAGGGACGGCTCGAGCGTCCAGGAAAATCGTATCGTGACGACCGCTCGCGACCGGGAGATGGGCGAGCGAATTCGGGCCGATCTCAACGACGTCCTGACGGACGCGGAATTCCAGTAG
- a CDS encoding 50S ribosomal protein L37ae, with the protein MAKKGQVGSAGRFGARYGRVARRRVSEIEDNMEHAEVDGDDVTRVGTGIWKNEETGEVFTGGAYRPETPAGRTVQRSIRAALAEDDE; encoded by the coding sequence ATGGCCAAGAAAGGACAGGTCGGTAGCGCTGGCCGCTTCGGTGCCCGCTACGGCCGCGTCGCCCGCCGTCGCGTCAGCGAGATCGAAGACAACATGGAACACGCCGAAGTCGACGGCGACGACGTCACCCGCGTCGGCACCGGCATCTGGAAGAACGAGGAAACGGGCGAGGTCTTCACCGGCGGCGCATACCGCCCGGAGACTCCCGCCGGCCGCACCGTCCAGCGGTCCATCCGCGCAGCGCTCGCAGAGGACGACGAATAA
- a CDS encoding DNA-directed RNA polymerase subunit P produces MSYKCSRCKRDVQLDEYGGVRCPYCGHRVLLKERSRDVKEVDVQ; encoded by the coding sequence ATGAGTTACAAATGCTCTCGCTGTAAACGCGACGTTCAACTCGACGAGTACGGCGGCGTCCGCTGTCCCTACTGCGGCCACCGCGTGCTCCTGAAAGAACGCAGCCGCGACGTCAAGGAAGTCGACGTCCAGTAA
- a CDS encoding KEOPS complex subunit Pcc1, with protein sequence MSSHDATLEFDYESASRATLVAESVDREIGEIDDDRSRTTLERDGARLVIEIDADDIVALRAALNTWFSLVDVAERTADAGSRILEFERQ encoded by the coding sequence GTGTCTTCGCACGACGCGACCCTCGAGTTCGACTACGAGAGCGCGTCGCGTGCCACACTCGTCGCCGAAAGCGTCGACCGCGAAATCGGTGAGATCGACGACGACCGGTCACGGACCACCCTCGAGCGTGACGGGGCCCGACTCGTTATCGAAATCGACGCAGACGATATCGTCGCCCTGCGGGCGGCATTGAACACCTGGTTTTCGCTGGTCGACGTCGCCGAACGGACCGCCGATGCGGGTTCGAGGATTCTCGAGTTCGAACGGCAGTGA
- a CDS encoding DUF2243 domain-containing protein → MVRQNPNETWIGLRRDAKPLVLAGLALGVGIGGFFDGIVFHQLLQIHHMLSSYPDSSVATDLELNVMADGIFHLATYTFTIVGIVLLSRAWRFHPVPKSRRTLFGAVIMGWGVFNVVEGIVAHKLLGLHHVWPAGPGPVLLWDLVFLCWGVLFLLGGYLVIRTDSAATPTTRDDAVATDGSGST, encoded by the coding sequence ATGGTACGACAGAACCCGAACGAAACGTGGATCGGTCTGCGGCGGGACGCGAAACCGCTCGTGCTGGCCGGGCTCGCACTCGGGGTTGGTATCGGCGGCTTCTTCGACGGGATCGTCTTTCACCAGCTCCTGCAGATCCATCACATGCTGTCTTCGTATCCGGACTCGAGCGTCGCGACCGATCTGGAGCTCAACGTGATGGCGGACGGGATCTTTCATCTCGCGACGTACACGTTCACGATCGTCGGTATCGTGTTGCTCTCCCGCGCGTGGCGATTTCACCCGGTACCGAAGTCCCGGCGGACGCTGTTCGGTGCGGTGATCATGGGCTGGGGTGTCTTCAACGTCGTCGAGGGGATCGTCGCTCACAAGTTGCTCGGGCTCCACCACGTCTGGCCCGCCGGACCCGGCCCCGTCCTCCTGTGGGATCTCGTTTTTCTGTGCTGGGGAGTGCTGTTCCTGCTCGGTGGGTACCTCGTGATCCGGACTGACAGCGCCGCGACACCGACGACCCGCGACGACGCGGTCGCAACGGACGGGAGCGGATCGACGTAG
- a CDS encoding prefoldin subunit beta, translating into MQGNLPPEAQEKIEQLQDLQETAQEVAVQKQEAESSLTEAESALEELENIDEDTAMYRNVGELLVETGYEQAEEDLQDKVDTLEIRLETLEKQEGRVQDQFESLQDELEELLSGGAGMGGPAGPGGPGAGGA; encoded by the coding sequence ATGCAAGGAAACCTGCCGCCGGAAGCACAGGAGAAAATCGAGCAGTTGCAGGACCTCCAGGAGACGGCTCAGGAAGTCGCCGTCCAGAAACAGGAAGCGGAATCGAGCCTCACCGAAGCCGAAAGCGCCCTCGAGGAACTCGAGAACATCGACGAGGACACCGCCATGTACCGCAACGTCGGCGAACTCCTCGTCGAGACGGGGTACGAGCAGGCGGAAGAAGACCTCCAGGACAAAGTCGACACCCTCGAGATCCGCCTCGAAACCCTCGAGAAACAGGAAGGGCGCGTCCAGGATCAGTTCGAGAGCTTGCAGGACGAACTCGAAGAACTACTCAGCGGTGGCGCCGGTATGGGCGGCCCGGCAGGCCCCGGCGGTCCGGGTGCTGGCGGCGCGTAA
- a CDS encoding DUF3194 domain-containing protein produces MPTDEPSDETVVQTAAEAAEDVIFSRYKQSAVRDYDVTVVFEAGVLEVDVYLNAPEDQADPEQVADDAARAARRAVDELFGE; encoded by the coding sequence ATGCCGACCGACGAGCCGTCTGACGAGACCGTCGTCCAGACGGCGGCCGAGGCCGCGGAGGACGTGATCTTCTCGCGGTACAAACAATCGGCCGTGCGCGATTACGACGTCACCGTCGTCTTCGAAGCCGGCGTGCTCGAGGTCGACGTCTATCTCAACGCGCCCGAAGACCAGGCCGACCCCGAACAGGTCGCCGACGACGCCGCGCGCGCGGCGAGACGGGCGGTCGACGAACTGTTCGGCGAGTAA